In Lodderomyces elongisporus chromosome 2, complete sequence, the following proteins share a genomic window:
- the vps16 gene encoding Vacuolar protein sorting-associated protein 16, protein MITNPSFNWSRLQNVFYDLKTCYNTLPWSINSLYTNYRLSISENATLIAVATKSTKFINLIEVYSGSGNKLWSIVYNSNANDYIHGFYFKEEDLIVVFSNGIYRHYQDFAGNFNEFSLNESSVVFDNLSQNRASNGDLNLETTTDSVRRITDLQNGQSEEINNIVDAEIYGSFLVTRYESKFVITDLESHKNYRLDFAKYNVGDIYGMALHGSNQDPKTLNIYISYMSTIIVCNVDFGLSKFEMENQELTDGPFNEISVSSNGKLIALLNRAQSKVFVVNYMFDNMLLEYDTSKELSKPFQVEWCGNDAIVLSLRDEIKVLGPGQQLVSFYYDIEEETGLDFNNYLSRDTNREGYSYVVPILQSAADGLRVLTGDKIQFLTRVPNKTINMYQIGSTSPSATLADCVDKFNRDASKANANITLLKSEGLLTTALSDCLYVALDEFDIELQKRALRAVSFGKIYDEENYDADEYLTTINIIKVLNQLRSPEIGLCLSFAEVQIVGWKNIIKMLLRRNQHYLAVKVIESLQLDNLRSLVYIHWCCYKIRKELDMSDVKLYQTIVDKLISAPTPFLASVPSLATKNTTNHLPVGDICDVAHEEGRIILCKLINNLEPSISKKIKKLIDINEVELALIKAFQSGSYDLSRLVLARLQTTLTISDFFKVLNQNESKLDEGISNELREANVKISNEPFHVRGEVVGHTWLDSLATLDTAMKERFMEHQDKYYSLYLSKLKLFKEAHPDPEGEEYYTQYKSLLKSFLQGTSHGFTQKAIQKELNILELQKRLETTYLSNFYQETSVINILGRMVKMHQVKPAQKIAKEFSVSQEKFWYLVLRIYSESRQFDRLYEFALGSLDSVNGKSPIGFEPFVDAGFSKHAPKEHISVYIKNSLKYNYNEKINLFIKNEDFASAAQEALKNKDIDLLRNLQKSAPSSNSTAIRVINNSIQKLGYQV, encoded by the coding sequence ATGATCACCAATCCGAGTTTCAATTGGCTGCGATTGCAAAATGTATTCTATGACTTGAAAACTTGCTACAATACATTGCCATGGTCAATCAACAGCTTGTATACAAACTACCGACTATCAATATCAGAGAATGCCACATTAATCGCAGTAGCAACAAAGTCTACTAAATTTATCAATCTTATCGAAGTTTACAGTGGAAGTGGCAACAAGCTTTGGTCTATAGTGTATAACAGCAATGCTAATGACTATATCCATGGCTTTTATTTCAAGGAAGAGGATTTGATTGTTGTATTTAGCAATGGCATATACAGACATTATCAAGATTTTGCTGGTAATTTTAATGAGTTTCTGCTCAACGAGTCTCTGGTGGTGTTTGACAATCTATCTCAAAATCGAGCTTCTAATGGAGATTTGAACTtggaaacaacaactgaCTCTGTGCGAAGAATTACAGATTTACAAAATGGACAATCTGAAGAAATTAACAATATTGTAGATGCCGAGATCTATGGCTCCTTCTTGGTGACAAGATATGAAAGTAAGTTTGTTATTACTGATCTTGAACTGCACAAAAATTATCGTTTAGATTTCGCCAAATATAACGTGGGAGATATATACGGAATGGCATTGCACGGTTCGAATCAAGATCCCAAAACTTTAAATATCTACATTTCCTACATGTCAACTATAATTGTATGCAATGTTGATTTTGGACTATCTAAAtttgaaatggaaaatcaGGAACTTACTGATGGGCCCTTCAACGAGATTTCGGTTTCCTCAAATGGCAAATTGATTGCATTGTTAAACAGAGCACAAAGCAAAGTATTTGTTGTCAATTACATGTTCGATAACATGCTTTTGGAGTACGATACATCAAAGGAGTTGAGCAAACCGTTCCAAGTGGAATGGTGTGGCAACGACGCTATTGTACTATCGTTAAGGGACGAAATCAAGGTGTTGGGGCCAGGACAACAATTAGTTTCCTTCTACTACGATATTGAGGAAGAAACGGGCTTGGACTTCAATAACTACTTGTCTCGCGACACAAACAGAGAAGGTTATTCATACGTCGTTCCTATACTTCAATCGGCTGCTGATGGTCTTCGTGTTCTCACTGGTGATAAAATACAATTTTTGACTAGAGTTCctaacaaaacaataaatatGTACCAGATAGGCTCTACAAGTCCCAGTGCCACATTGGCGGACTGTGTTGATAAGTTCAATCGAGACGCATCTAAAGCTAATGCCAACATTACATTACTCAAATCCGAAGGTTTATTGACAACTGCTTTATCTGATTGCTTATATGTTGCTTTAGATGAATTTGACATTGAGTTACAAAAACGAGCATTGCGTGCGGTCTCGTTTGGCAAAATTTATGATGAAGAGAATTACGATGCAGACGAATATTTAACAACAATCAATATTATTAAAGTTTTAAATCAATTGCGAAGTCCCGAAATTGGACTTTGTTTGTCATTTGCGGAGGTCCAAATTGTTGGATGGAAAAATATTATTAAAATGCTACTTCGAAGAAACCAACACTATTTGGCAGTAAAGGTAATTGAATCACTTCAGCTTGATAATTTGAGATCTTTGGTTTATATACATTGGTGTTGCTACAAAATTCGAAAAGAGCTTGACATGTCCGATGTTAAGCTATACCAAACAATTGTTGATAAATTGATTTCAGCTCCCACTCCATTTTTGGCCTCAGTTCCAAGTTTGGCGACGAAAAACACGACGAACCATTTACCCGTAGGTGACATTTGTGATGTTGCTCATGAGGAAGGTCGGATTATATTGTGCAAATTGATAAATAATTTAGAGCCTTCCAttagtaaaaaaataaaaaaattaattgacATCAACGAGGTAGAGTTGGCTTTGATTAAGGCTTTTCAATCTGGAAGCTATGATTTATCAAGGTTGGTGCTTGCACGATTGCAAACCACGTTGACTATTTCGGactttttcaaagtatTGAACCAGAACGAGTCAAAGCTTGATGAAGGCATTTCAAATGAATTGAGAGAAGCTAATGTGAAGATAAGTAATGAGCCATTTCATGTACGTGGAGAGGTGGTTGGCCACACGTGGCTTGATTCATTGGCAACATTGGATACTGCTATGAAAGAAAGGTTTATGGAACACCAAGACAAGTACTACTCTTTATACTTGTCAAAGTTGAAACTATTTAAAGAAGCTCACCCAGATCCAGAAGGCGAAGAATATTATACTCAATACAAGTCTCTTTTGaaatcttttttgcaaGGGACAAGTCACGGCTTTACACAAAAGGCCATACAGAAAGAACTAAACATATTGGAGCTTCAAAAAAGGTTGGAGACAACATATCTCTCTAATTTTTATCAGGAAACATCAGTTATAAATATTCTTGGAAGAATGGTAAAGATGCATCAAGTGAAACCTGCTCAAAAAATAGCCAAAGAATTCTCTGTTTCGCAGGAAAAATTTTGGTACCTAGTACTTCGAATATACTCAGAGTCGCGCCAATTCGATAGGCTCTACGAGTTTGCGTTGGGATCACTCGATTCTGTTAACGGAAAGTCGCCGATTGGGTTTGAACCTTTTGTTGACGCAGGCTTCAGTAAACACGCTCCAAAGGAGCATATTTCAGTTTACATCAAAAATTCGCTTAAATATAACTATAATGAGAAGATTAATTTGTTCATAAAGAATGAGGATTTTGCATCAGCTGCTCAGGAAGCATTGAAAAATAAGGATATAGATTTGTTAAGAAATCTACAGAAGAGTGCACCGTCATCGAACTCAACTGCTATTAGAGTCATTAACAACTCGATTCAAAAGCTTGGGTATCAAGTGTAA
- the NOP4 gene encoding RNA recognition motif-containing protein (BUSCO:EOG09260XQV): MSDTSDKSNQVQNNESGVIPESSTSQVAKPAKQVNDDGLDHRTLFVRAIPSEATSDQLSEFFSQFVPVKHAVIVTDDQKQSRGFGFVSFTEDDDTLTALVESRKTKFMDRFLRVDIAKRRDRKEKNVSGDGSLSGNGYRERSKTEPVEKRRARLIIRNLPWSCKKPDELKKIFSRYGAVFDAYVPKKKGGQMCGFAFVVMKKVAAAERAVKECQGLKIDGREVAVDFAVEKSKWEQIKEQEGSEENDGDKNEVNKDEEMDSESDEDEEAAGGLGGIDAEEEDDDDEDDNEAQEEDAENFNQLNKINSDDEVEEEEEEEEEDDDDVSIKVDGDESSGDDNEKEIHQENVPPKKKANKQEAFSIFVRNIPYDADESSLKEHFESFGPVKYALPVIDKETGLARGSAFVAFKTAKAYTECLENAPSNTGSTSMLIADDVSPQYVYQGRILSIVSAVDRQSADKLAERNSLKRKEEFGKAPAEKDKRNLYLLNEGRITEHSKLAQFISKTDMELREKSYKLRVQQLNKNPTLHLSLTRLAIRNLPRAMNAKALKALGRKAVVQFATEVKEGKRQPLSKEEVSRSNKSRKEILEEIEEKSKNSKHKGVVKQAKVIMEVKGSGDEGRSRGYGFIEFRDHKAALQGLRWLNAHEVTTQEILEGMNDDEKKLAKLDGLSKRKLIVEFAVENAQVVKRRREKELIGRKFNKEGGKEGDHQSRKRKRNGDDGNDDDTDGNGNSAASKKQKRKGSSKKGNMNKGGKMKPQQDSTHNGVKEPKNKSGLSDNIKSIIGQKRKRRKGKK; the protein is encoded by the coding sequence ATGTCGGATACTAGTGATAAATCAAATCAGGTGCAAAACAATGAGTCTGGTGTCATTCCAGAGTCGTCAACATCTCAAGTTGCAAAACCTGCAAAACAAGTGAACGATGATGGATTGGATCATCGTACCCTTTTCGTACGTGCAATTCCATCAGAAGCTACTTCAGATCAACTTTCagaatttttttcacaatTTGTTCCAGTTAAGCATGCAGTAATTGTCACCGATGATCAAAAGCAAAGCCGGGGCTTTGGGTTTGTTTCCTTCACTGAAGACGATGATACCTTAACAGCATTGGTCGAGTCGCGAAAGACTAAGTTCATGGACAGATTTTTAAGAGTAGACATTGCCAAGCGCCGAGAtcgtaaagaaaaaaatgtttctggtgATGGGTCCTTACTGGGTAATGGATACAGAGAGAGATCGAAGACTGAGCCTGTGGAGAAAAGACGTGCAAGATTAATTATTAGAAATCTTCCTTGGAGTTGTAAAAAACCAGATGAACTCAAAAAGATATTCTCAAGATATGGTGCCGTATTCGATGCCTATGTgccgaaaaagaaaggcgGACAAATGTGTGGATTTGCATTTGTCGTGATGAAAAaggttgctgctgctgaaaGAGCAGTTAAGGAATGTCAAGGATTAAAAATAGACGGCAGAGAGGTTGCTGTTGATTTCGCCGTGGAAAAATCTAAATGGGAGcaaataaaagaacaagaaggaagtgaagaaaatgatGGTGACAAAAATGAGGTTAACAAGGATGAAGAAATGGACAGTGAAtcagatgaagatgaagaagcgGCAGGTGGATTAGGTGGTATTGATGCcgaagaggaagatgatgatgacgaggaTGATAATGAGGCACAAGAGGAAGATGCTGAAAACTTTAATCAACTCAACAAAATAAACTCTGACgatgaagttgaagaagaagaagaagaagaagaagaagatgatgatgatgtgaGTATCAAAGTTGATGGCGATGAAAGTTCTGGAGATGataacgaaaaagaaatacacCAAGAAAATGTTCCACCGAAGAAGAAGGCAAACAAGCAAGAAGCATTCTCAATCTTTGTTCGTAATATACCGTATGATGCTGATGAAAGCTCGCTCAAAGAGCATTTTGAGTCATTTGGTCCGGTCAAGTATGCACTCCCAGTCATTGATAAAGAAACTGGGCTCGCTAGAGGTTCAGCGTTTGTCGCTTTTAAAACCGCAAAGGCGTACACAGAATGTCTTGAAAATGCTCCTTCAAATACTGGTTCTACTTCAATGTTGATTGCTGACGATGTCTCGCCACAATATGTGTACCAGGGCCGTATTCTTTCGATTGTTTCAGCTGTGGATAGACAATCTGCAGATAAGTTGGCCGAGAGAAACTCActcaaaagaaaggaagaattTGGCAAAGCACCAGCCGAAAAGGATAAGCGTAACTTGTATTTGTTAAATGAAGGAAGAATTACCGAGCACTCGAAGTTGGCCCAGTTTATCAGTAAGACCGATATGGAGCTTCGTGAAAAGTCGTACAAATTACGTGTTCAGCAATTGAATAAGAATCCTACATTGCATTTGTCATTGACTAGATTGGCTATTCGAAACTTGCCTAGGGCAATGAATGCCAAGGCATTGAAGGCATTGGGAAGAAAAGCTGTGGTGCAATTTGCAACCGAAGTAAAGGAAGGTAAACGTCAGCCACtatcaaaagaagaagtttCCAGATCAAACAAActgagaaaagaaatcttAGAAGAGATTGAGGAAAAATCCAAAAACTCAAAACACAAGGGTGTTGTAAAGCAAGCTAAAGTGATTATGGAAGTTAAAGGTTCTGGAGATGAGGGACGTAGTCGAGGCTATGGTTTCATTGAATTTAGAGATCACAAGGCTGCCTTGCAGGGATTGAGGTGGTTGAATGCTCATGAGGTAACCACACAAGAAATTTTGGAAGGTATGAATGATGACGAAAAAAAGTTGGCCAAATTGGACGGATTGAGTAAAAGGAAGCTTATAGTTGAGTTTGCCGTTGAAAATGCGCAAGTTGTcaagagaaggagagaaaAGGAATTAATTGGTCGAAAGTTTAATAAAGAGGGCGGAAAGGAAGGAGACCACCAGtcgaggaaaagaaaaagaaatggagATGATGGCAATGACGATGATACggatggaaatggaaatagCGCAGCACTgaaaaagcagaaaagaaaaggtagcctgaaaaaaggaaatatgAACAAAGGTGGTAAAATGAAACCACAGCAAGATTCTACACACAATGGAGTTAAAGAACCCAAGAACAAATCTGGGCTCTCGGATAATATCAAGCTGATAATAggtcaaaaaagaaagagaagaaaaggtaaGAAGTAA
- the SIT4_1 gene encoding sporulation-induced protein, giving the protein MGERGPDQWLEQIKKCIALSESDMKQLCELVKELLMEESNIQPVQSPVTVCGDIHGQFHDLLELFRISGGMPSEDNQTNYIFLGDYVDRGYFSLETFTLLMVLKVKYPHRITLVRGNHESRQITQVYGFYEECLTKYGSTTVWKYCCQVFDFLTLAAIIDGKILCVHGGLSPEIRMLDQIRVLSRAQEVPHEGGFCDLVWSDPDNVDTWAVSPRGAGWLFGSKVSREFNHINNLQLIARAHQLVMEGFRYHFKEKDVVTVWSAPNYCYRCGNVASVMQIDEDLDPNFKIFSAVQDGDLTVKNNTTKQQRSDYFL; this is encoded by the coding sequence ATGGGTGAGCGAGGTCCGGATCAATGGCTAGagcaaatcaaaaaatgtATCGCATTATCGGAATCAGATATGAAACAGTTATGCGAGCTAGTTAAGGAATTGCTTATGGAGGAGTCCAATATCCAACCAGTGCAATCACCAGTGACTGTTTGCGGAGACATTCACGGACAGTTCCATGACTTGTTGGAACTCTTTAGAATATCTGGCGGAATGCCCAGTGAGGATAACCAGACAAATTATATATTCTTGGGGGACTATGTTGACCGTGGTTACTTCTCCTTGGAAACATTCACACTCTTGATGGTGCTAAAAGTGAAATACCCTCATCGCATTACTCTTGTAAGAGGCAATCACGAGTCAAGACAAATTACTCAAGTATATGGCTTTTACGAGGAGTGTCTCACAAAGTATGGCTCCACTACAGTATGGAAATACTGTTGTCAAGTGTTTGACTTTCTCACCTTGGCAGCCATCATTGACGGCAAAATTCTTTGTGTCCATGGCGGATTATCACCAGAGATAAGGATGTTGGACCAAATCAGAGTTCTTTCCAGAGCACAAGAAGTACCCCATGAAGGTGGGTTCTGTGACTTGGTGTGGTCTGACCCTGATAATGTTGACACTTGGGCAGTTTCTCCGCGTGGTGCAGGATGGTTATTCGGCTCCAAAGTGTCGAGAGAGTTTAACCATATAAACAATTTGCAACTCATTGCTAGGGCTCACCAGCTAGTGATGGAAGGGTTTCGTTACCATTTTAAAGAGAAAGATGTGGTGACCGTGTGGTCAGCACCCAACTATTGTTATAGGTGTGGAAATGTTGCTAGTGTCATGCAGATTGATGAAGATTTGGATCCAAATTTCAAGATTTTTAGTGCTGTACAGGATGGAGATTTAACAGTTAAGAACAACACAActaaacaacaaagaagtGACTACTTTTTGTAA